The following nucleotide sequence is from Salvia splendens isolate huo1 chromosome 2, SspV2, whole genome shotgun sequence.
aaatatcatttctaACCTGGATTCTTCAACTCATTGTTCATGAAGGCACCCTCGGTTAAGTACTTCTTATTTTCTGCAAAAATATCAAGTTCTCAACTGGCAAGAAGCAACAAACGAAATAGTTTGATAGCAATGGATAAATATTTCTACCATAACATGAGAAGAGGTTATGTTGGGACATATATGCTGCTACATCTGTTGTTGCTTCAGTCCtcctccttttctttctccTAAGGACATCTAATTTAGCATTTTCCCGTGAAAATGGAAGGGATTTGGTGCCATCTACCATTGTGGAGCTATCCAGTTCAGACTGTCTTTTCAAATCGTATACTTCTAGTTCTCTGTCATATAGGTGTGCCCGTGACTGCAGCTTCTTAATTTGCAATTCAACCCATTTGCAACGCCACATAAGAGGATGAATAAAAGACCTCCAATGAGTTGTCAGTTTTTTCCGCCTAAATAACAGAAGCGGCATAAGATGATAAGCATGAACAACCACATTATAAGAGTTGGTACAATGTAAAGTTTGAAGACTTGAATATGATGTTTCCTAATTTTCATTTTACTATACTTCAATCAAGGGTAACAATGACTCGACCAGTCGACCACCACAAGCCCCCCATCCAACCACTTTTTCGAGTCCACAGCTAATAATTAATGGCATTATAATACATTAAATATCTCAATGAAACATAGGACAGTACTTTTAAGGGTGGATGCTCCAATCTTCATCAAGGGACAAAATATGAGGACATCGAGAAAAACTGAGTGCACTGAAAAGAATAAGTACCTCAGTCTAAACCTTTCACCGAATCCATCAGAATCCAGCGCTGATGCACCAGCATCACCACGAAAATCTGACGAAGCTTCAGAATCACCAAAGGCATCATCACTTTCTACACCAGAATTGCAGTCCTCAAAAGAACTTGAGGTCTCTGTTTTGTCATCGACATCTGCTGCAACAAGCTCATTGCCCAAAGATTTTGTACATTCAGTGATGTTAACCTCTGCATCACTATCCGTTTGATCTTCATTAATCTTCACGGCCAAGTTTGGCTCCATTTTATGGTCATACTTCTTTGTGTACTTCATAAGCTCATCTTCCATTTCTTTAGCCAACATCCCATCTGACTTATAGGCTGAGGCCTCCATTTTAGCTTTCTAGTCTCTCTTGAGCGTCTCTCGCATGGCATCAACAACTAGAAGTCATAATGAGTGGGGGGATTGAAAAAGCACGCATATGGCATCTgaaggaaaatgaaaacaatattcaatGACGAATTAGGTTGAACAGGACCTGCAGCCAAACTAATGGAAATAACGAGTAGCAGAAATATACAATGCAGCGAAGTTCCACTGTTCAAGATGATGCTATACATCTACTAGTAAACCAACTGATATCAGAAAATTGATCAAACCAAGCAGTGAAACTACTTTTAGCAATAAAGCTTGATATGTTACTCATACTTCCAAAAGCTAAACAAGGACTTATAAATGATTCCTAGACATCAGATGACCACAATATAACAAACAATATAGTCTTCATCTTTAGAacatacaaaaatattttgatataCCAATATGCATCAAGAGTAACATAAAGTCCAGCTGAAGAAATCCAAGAATGACATCTCAGAGAAACTCTTCAAGAAATTAATGATTACCTTCGGAAAAAAAGTATCCAGATGAAAAAAGGAAATCTAACAAGTCTAACCACAGGATATCCACCTTAAACATGTTTTAGTATGCAGACTGGCAGACAACCCTCATATACCGACAAACCAAGTTCAGATCTACAAATGATAAGGTATGATCTACAAACTCACTCAACTATCACAAGAGGTGTTACCTTTTTTTCCTGATAAAAAATGAACATGTTCCAATCAAGACATGGACAACATTCAAAGCTCATTCCAACAGTAACCCCAAAGAACAGAAGTTTCGTCGGAAAATTCAACCAATATAAATCAAATTGTTCAACCAGGCTCAGTTACTAAGA
It contains:
- the LOC121784224 gene encoding uncharacterized protein LOC121784224 — protein: MEASAYKSDGMLAKEMEDELMKYTKKYDHKMEPNLAVKINEDQTDSDAEVNITECTKSLGNELVAADVDDKTETSSSFEDCNSGVESDDAFGDSEASSDFRGDAGASALDSDGFGERFRLRRKKLTTHWRSFIHPLMWRCKWVELQIKKLQSRAHLYDRELEVYDLKRQSELDSSTMVDGTKSLPFSRENAKLDVLRRKKRRRTEATTDVAAYMSQHNLFSCYENKKYLTEGAFMNNELKNPASRKSTTNLPMLDDDDELLPLDLGDDDNSIGQILLKIDFLHSEVGKLRSKFDRITTENAERISFAEKLDLPPPDSENGVEEMHIASQSTAAVVSQTGASSYVDVPVTSGNVDPSCFKAYKPMEGEVLIDNQRVKEEMDSFEEVKIQEMPMVLKDETNNTTPPIIAEPGTADDQPPAKVRSIAKLTGARSKRKRGRKRAATYRRGRRSTG